The Pseudomonas bijieensis DNA window CGAACTGGTGGCGGTCATCGGCAAGGAGGCACGCAACGTCAAGCGCGAGGATGCATTGGACTACCTGGCCGGCTACACCGTGTGCAACGACTACGCGATTCGCGACTACCTGGAAAACTACTACCGCCCCAACCTGCCGGTGAAGAACCGCGACGCCACCACGCCTGTCGGCCCATGGATCGTCGATGTGGCCGATGTGCCGGACCCGAGCAACCTGACGCTGCGCACCTGGATCAACGGTGAACTGCGCCAGGAAGGCAGCACGAAGGACATGATTTTCGACATCCCCTACCTGATCGAATACCTGTCCGGCTTCATGACCTTGCAACCCGGCGACATGATCGCCACCGGCACGCCGGAAGGCCTGGCGGACGTGGTGCCCGGCGATGAAGTGATCGTGGAAGTGCAAGGCGTCGGTCGCCTGGTCAACCACATTGTCAGCGAAGCCGAGTTCTTCGCATCCCGTAAAGAGGCTTGAGCAGCATGATCAAACACTGGATCAACGGCCGTGAGGTCGAAAGCAAAGACGTCTTCGTCAACTACAACCCGGCCACTGGCGAAGCCATCGGCGAAGTTGCCAGCGGCGGTGCCGAGGAAGTGGCCCAAGCAGTCGCAGCAGCCAAGGAAGCGTTTCCGAAATGGGCCAACACCCCGGCCAAGGAACGCGCCCGACTGATGCGCAAACTCGGTGAGCTGATCGAGCAAAACGTGCCTAAGCTGGCCGAACTGGAAACCCTCGACACCGGTTTGCCGATCCACCAGACCAAGAACGTGCTGATCCCTCGGGCCTCCCACAACTTCGACTTCTTTGCCGAAGTCTGCACGCGGATGGACGGTCATACCTATCCGGTCGACGACCAGATGCTCAACTACACCCTGTACCAGCCGGTGGGGGTCTGTGGACTGGTATCGCCGTGGAACGTGCCGTTCATGACCGCGACCTGGAAGACCGCGCCATGCCTGGCATTGGGCAATACTGCCGTGCTGAAAATGTCCGAGCTGTCGCCGCTGACCGCCAACGAGCTGGGTCGCCTGGCGGTCGAGGCTGGCCTGCCCAATGGCGTGCTGAACGTGATCCAGGGCTATGGCGCAACCGCTGGCGATGCGTTGGTGCGCCACCCGGATGTGCGAGCGATTTCCTTCACCGGCGGCACTGCCACCGGCAAGAAAATCATGCAGACAGCCGGTTTGAAAAAGTATTCGATGGAACTGGGCGGCAAGTCGCCGGTACTGATTTTCGAAGACGCCGACCTTGAGCGGGCCCTTGATGCGGCGCTGTTCACCATTTTTTCCCTCAATGGCGAACGCTGCACCGCCGGCAGCCGGATCTTCATCCAGGAAAGCGTCTACCCGCAGTTCGTGGCCGAGTTCGCCGCCCGGGCCAAGCGCCTGATCGTCGGCGATCCGCAGGATCCGAAAACCCAGGTCGGCTCGATGATCACCCAGGCCCACTACGACAAGGTCACCGGCTACATCAAGATCGGTCTCGAAGAAGGTGCCACCCTCCTGGCCGGTGGCCTGGAACGTCCGGCCAATTTGCCGGCCCACTTGAGCCGCGGCCAGTTCATCCAGCCGACAGTGTTCGCCGACGTGAACAACAACATGCGTATCGCCCAGGAAGAAATCTTCGGGCCGGTGGTGTGCCTGATCCCGTTCAAGGACGAGGCCCAAGCCCTGCAATTGGCC harbors:
- a CDS encoding fumarylacetoacetate hydrolase family protein codes for the protein MKHARIRFDGQIHAVTVEADNAVRLADGRLLAEDQVQWLPPAEGSMFALGLNYADHAAELAFKAPTEPLAFIKSPGTYTGHNQVTWRPDNVAYMHYECELVAVIGKEARNVKREDALDYLAGYTVCNDYAIRDYLENYYRPNLPVKNRDATTPVGPWIVDVADVPDPSNLTLRTWINGELRQEGSTKDMIFDIPYLIEYLSGFMTLQPGDMIATGTPEGLADVVPGDEVIVEVQGVGRLVNHIVSEAEFFASRKEA
- the hpaE gene encoding 5-carboxymethyl-2-hydroxymuconate semialdehyde dehydrogenase, translated to MIKHWINGREVESKDVFVNYNPATGEAIGEVASGGAEEVAQAVAAAKEAFPKWANTPAKERARLMRKLGELIEQNVPKLAELETLDTGLPIHQTKNVLIPRASHNFDFFAEVCTRMDGHTYPVDDQMLNYTLYQPVGVCGLVSPWNVPFMTATWKTAPCLALGNTAVLKMSELSPLTANELGRLAVEAGLPNGVLNVIQGYGATAGDALVRHPDVRAISFTGGTATGKKIMQTAGLKKYSMELGGKSPVLIFEDADLERALDAALFTIFSLNGERCTAGSRIFIQESVYPQFVAEFAARAKRLIVGDPQDPKTQVGSMITQAHYDKVTGYIKIGLEEGATLLAGGLERPANLPAHLSRGQFIQPTVFADVNNNMRIAQEEIFGPVVCLIPFKDEAQALQLANDTEYGLASYIWTQDIGKAHRLAHGIEAGMVFINSQNVRDLRQPFGGVKGSGTGREGGQYSFEVFAEIKNVCISMGSHHIPRWGV